From Medicago truncatula cultivar Jemalong A17 chromosome 7, MtrunA17r5.0-ANR, whole genome shotgun sequence, a single genomic window includes:
- the LOC11418752 gene encoding desumoylating isopeptidase 1, with product MAEEGYRVTLNVYDLSQGLARQLSTSFLGKAIEGIWHTGIVVYGNEYFFGGGIQHLPAGSTPYGTPLKVVELGVTHVPKDVFEMYLQEINPRYLPETYSLLTHNCNNFSNEVAQFLVGATIPDYILQLPNEVMSSPMGSLFLPMIQNLETTLKSGGVPQVPQFRPTTVSPASNFASVTTQKSSTAPNSSTEKKAIPSKEVAKGKEEDKKTENAVSASEKAAAASNGVVKDPLGDARSKVQDEIIKEFAAIMATGTMRASEAAALATRRVMERHGQMSVSQS from the exons ATGGCTGAG GAGGGTTACAGGGTTACTCTTAATGTTTATGATCTAAGCCAAGGACTTGCTCGACAGCTTTCAACGTCGTTTTTGGGGAAAGCTATTGAAGGGATATG GCACACAGGAATTGTGGTTTATGGCAATGAGTACTTCTTTGGTGGTGGCATACAACACTTGCCTGCTGGATCAACACCATACGGAACTCCACTCAAAGTGGTAGAGTTAGGAGTTACTCATGTTCCAAAGGACGTGTTTGAAATGTATTTGCAGGAAATCAATCCGCGGTACTTGCCTGAAACCTATAGTTTGCTTACTCACAACTGCAACAACTTCAGCAACGAAGTTGCTCAATTTTTGGTTGGTGCTACGATTCCTGATTATATTCTTCAGCTCCCTAATGAAGTTATGAGCAGCCCAATGGGTTCTCTTTTCT TGCCAATGATTCAGAATTTAGAGACAACATTAAAATCCGGCGGAGTTCCACAAGTACCACAATTCAGGCCTACCACAGTGAGTCCTGCTTCAAATTTTGCCTCAGTCACCACCCAAAAGAGTTCAACTGCACCTAACTCATCCACAGAGAAAAAGGCTATTCCCAGTAAGGAAGTAGCAAAAGGCAaagaagaagataagaagaCAGAAAATGCAGTGTCAGCTTCTGAAAAAGCAGCAGCAGCATCAAATGGTGTTGTAAAGGATCCTTTAGGTGATGCAAGGAGCAAGGTTCAAGATGAGATAATCAAAGAGTTTGCTGCAATAATGGCAACTGGGACAATGCGTGCTAGTGAAGCTGCAGCACTTGCTACTAGAAGAGTTATGGAAAGACATGGTCAGATGTCTGTGTCACAGAGTTAA
- the LOC11424134 gene encoding uncharacterized vacuolar membrane protein YML018C — protein MVGSKDLDSKAWKWGLGLIYIIAVAIIWIAASFVVQSVVDAGVSPFLVTYICNSLFVVLIPIVEIGRYLEDSYGSLLFWKSDKSLKGRLGESEQAILLRDNEASGEVVESLVIDEVDGIVDRNDGSELLPSDDVVGGLVGRVGLVENVDQKGLDEKGRWTRCRVAKVSLLICPFWFFAQLTFNLSLKYTTVTSNTILSSASSLFTFLVSLALLGEKFAWLKLFSVLLCMGGTIIVSLGDSQSGLRTVASNPLLGDIFALSSAGLYAVYITLIRKKLNDDEGKNGEASMAQFLGFLGLFNVLLFLPVALILNFTKAEPFYMLTWKQLGLIIGKGLLDNVLSDYLWAKAVLLTSTTVATAGLTIQVPLAAIVDTITGHSPPFMNYLGAVAVMIGFAGINIPAEIFSKSTKTTAVELKNEDVNIRDEEHALPRTQDSAATLHSF, from the exons ATGGTGGGTTCAAAAGATTTGGATAGTAAAGCTTGGAAATGGGGTTTAGGTTTGATATATATAATAGCTGTTGCAATAATATGGATAGCTGCTAGTTTTGTAGTGCAATCTGTTGTAGATGCTGGTGTGTCGCCATTTCTTGTTACTTACATATGCAATTCATTGTTTGTGGTGTTGATTCCAATTGTTGAAATTGGGAGGTATTTGGAGGATTCTTATGGAAGTTTATTGTTTTGGAAGAGTGATAAGAGTTTAAAAGGGAGGTTAGGGGAGTCGGAGCAGGCGATACTTCTTAGAGATAATGAGGCAAGCGGTGAAGTTGTGGAGTCGTTGGTTATTGATGAGGTGGATGGGATTGTTGATAGGAACGATGGTTCTGAATTGCTGCCTTCGGATGATGTAGTTGGAGGATTGGTTGGTCGGGTTGGTTTGGTTGAAAATGTTGATCAAAAGGGGTTGGATGAGAAAGGGCGTTGGACTCGTTGCAGAGTCGCTAAAGTTAGTTTATTGATATGCCCGTTCTGGTTTTTTgctcaactcacttttaacttGTCCTTGAAGTATACTACAGTTACG TCAAATACAATCTTAAGCAGTGCATCCAGTCTCTTTACCTTCTTGGTTTCACTAGCTCTTTTGGGAGAAAAGTTTGCTTGGTTAAAGCTCTTTAGTGTTCTTCTCTGCATGGGAGGAACAATAATTGTAAGTCTTGGTGATTCACAATCTGGTTTAAGAACAGTTGCCTCAAATCCTCTTCTTGGAGACATTTTTGCACTTTCTTCAGCGGGATTGTATGCAGTGTATATCACTCTTATTCGCAAGAAATTAAATGATGATGAGGGAAAGAATGGTGAAGCTAGTATGGCTCAGTTTCTTGGATTTTTAGGGCTTTTCAATGTTTTACTTTTTCTTCCAGTTGCCCTCATACTCAATTTCACCAAGGCTGAACCTTTTTATATGCTTACTTGGAAGCAGCTTGGTCTGATTATTGGCAAAG GATTGCTGGACAATGTGTTGAGTGATTACTTATGGGCCAAGGCTGTTCTTCTAACATCAACCACAGTAGCTACAGCTGGACTCACAATTCAAGTCCCATTGGCTGCCATTGTTGATACCATCACCGGACATTCTCCTCCCTTCATGAATTACCTCGGAGCAGTAGCTGTCATGATCGGCTTTGCGGGAATCAACATTCCAGCCGAAATTTTTAGCAAATCAACAAAAACTACTGCTGTggaattgaaaaatgaagatgTGAATATAAGAGATGAAGAGCATGCTTTGCCAAGAACACAAGATTCAGCTGCTACATTGCATTCTTTTTAG
- the LOC11434449 gene encoding putative receptor protein kinase ZmPK1 — MNNMDFSFTLFLLVLAFSFKSSSSFLSSLRKGSSISVENPQDQIISQNGMFSAGFTSIGENSYSFAIWFTEPTSLDLNKTIIWMANRDQPVNGKRTKLSLLNTGNIVLLDVSLNNVWSSNTASLKPLELHLKNDGNLVLRELQGINILWQSFDSPTDTLLPGQPLTRYTKLVSSISESNHSSGFYMFFFDDENILGLHYDGRDVSSSYWPSPWLLSWDVGRSNFNSSRNAVLDSFGSFHSSDNFTFSTSDYGTVLQRMMKLDSDGVVRVYSRTNVSQNWYVSWQAFTGTCLVHGICGANSTCSYSPKIGRKCSCIPGYRMNNPNDWSYGCEPMFDFTCNKSESTFLEIKNVEFYGYDFHYIEICNYSACLDLCIQDCNCKAFQHSYWEKKGLYRCFTKTQLQNGRFYPSFKGSTYLRLPKGSTFSKRESSDPSDDICSEKLQRVYVKESENHFVKFFLWFATAIGALETVFIFSVWCSLFRSRQKTYADQHGYHLAELGFRKYSYLELKKATKGFSQEIGRGGGGVVYKGILSDGRHAAIKRLYNAQQGEGEFLAEVGIIGRLNHMNLIEMWGYCAEGKYRLLVYEYMENGSLAENLSANKLDWSKRYKIALSIGRVLAYLHEECLEWILHCDIKPQNILLDSNFEPKLADFGLSKLQNRNNLNNSSVSMIRGTRGYMAPEWIFNLPITSKVDVYSYGIVVLEMITGKSPTTGFKIVNGEEESDGRLVTWVREKRGGNISWLEEIVDSQIGLNYDKSKMEIMAKVALDCVVDDRDSRPTMSRVVEMLQYHGSDI; from the coding sequence ATGAATAATATGGATTTCTCATTCACACTCTTTCTTCTAGTATTGGCCTTTTCAttcaaatcttcatcttcttttttatCATCATTGAGAAAGGGTTCATCCATCTCAGTAGAAAATCCACAAGACCAAATCATCTCACAAAATGGCATGTTCTCTGCTGGTTTTACTTCCATTGGTGAAAATTCATATTCCTTTGCCATATGGTTCACAGAACCAACTTCCCTTGACCTCAACAAGACCATCATTTGGATGGCGAATCGCGACCAACCGGTTAACGGAAAACGAACCAAACTTTCCCTTTTAAACACAGGAAACATTGTATTGCTTGATGTTTCATTAAACAATGTTTGGTCTTCAAACACTGCATCATTGAAACCATTAGAATTGCATCTCAAAAATGATGGAAATCTTGTGTTGCGTGAGCTTCAAGGAATCAACATTTTGTGGCAGAGTTTTGACTCTCCAACAGATACTCTCCTTCCAGGTCAACCTCTTACAAGATATACAAAGCTTGTATCTTCAATAAGTGAGAGTAATCATTCTTCTGGCTTCTATATGTTCTTCTTTGATGATGAAAACATTCTCGGTCTTCATTACGACGGTCGCGATGTTTCTAGCTCTTATTGGCCAAGTCCTTGGCTGCTAAGTTGGGATGTTGGCAGATCTAATTTCAATAGTAGCAGAAATGCAGTGTTGGATTCTTTTGGTAGTTTCCATTCATCAGATAATTTCACTTTTTCAACTTCTGATTATGGAACTGTTCTGCAAAGAATGATGAAATTGGATTCTGATGGTGTTGTGAGAGTGTATAGCAGAACGAATGTGTCACAGAATTGGTATGTTTCATGGCAAGCCTTTACAGGTACTTGTTTAGTTCATGGAATTTGTGGAGCTAATAGTACATGTAGTTATAGTCCTAAGATTGGAAGAAAATGCTCTTGTATTCCAGGGTATAgaatgaacaatcctaatgatTGGTCTTATGGTTGTGAACCTATGTTTGATTTCACTTGCAATAAAAGTGAGTCAACATTTTTAGAGATAAAAAATGTTGAGTTTTATGGCTATGATTTTCATTATATTGAAATTTGTAACTATAGTGCTTGTTTGGATTTATGCATACAAGATTGTAATTGCAAAGCATTTCAACACTCATATTGGGAGAAAAAAGGCTTGTATAGGTGTTTTACAAAAACACAATTGCAAAATGGAAGGTTTTATCCAAGCTTTAAAGGATCGACGTACTTGAGATTGCCTAAAGGTAGTACCTTCTCTAAAAGAGAATCTTCCGATCCAAGTGACGATATTTGTTCAGAAAAACTTCAAAGAGTTTATGTCAAAGAAAGTGAAAACCATTTCGTGAAGTTTTTTCTATGGTTTGCCACCGCGATTGGAGCTTTAGAAACCGTCTTCATTTTCTCCGTTTGGTGTTCCTTGTTTAGGTCACGCCAAAAGACTTATGCAGACCAACACGGCTACCATCTAGCGGAATTAGGGTTTAGAAAATACAGTTACTTAGAGCTAAAGAAAGCAACAAAAGGGTTCAGCCAAGAGATTGGAAGAGGTGGAGGAGGTGTTGTATACAAAGGCATATTATCTGATGGAAGACATGCTGCAATAAAGAGACTTTACAATGCACAACAAGGTGAAGGTGAATTTCTAGCTGAAGTAGGAATCATTGGAAGGCTTAATCACATGAATTTGATCGAAATGTGGGGATATTGCGCTGAGGGAAAATATAGACTATTGGTTTACGAGTACATGGAAAATGGTTCTTTAGCCGAAAACTTATCGGCTAATAAACTTGATTGGAGTAAAAGGTACAAAATTGCTTTATCAATAGGAAGAGTTTTAGCATATCTACATGAAGAATGTTTGGAATGGATTTTACATTGTGATATAAAGCCGCAAAATATACTTCTTGATTCTAACTTCGAACCCAAGTTAGCGGATTTTGGATTGTCTAAGCTGCAAAACAGAAACAATCTCAACAATTCAAGTGTATCTATGATTAGAGGAACAAGAGGGTATATGGCCCCAGAATGGATTTTCAATTTGCCAATAACATCTAAAGTAGATGTTTATAGCTATGGAATAGTTGTATTGGAAATGATAACAGGAAAAAGTCCAACTACAGGTTTCAAGATTGTTAATGGAGAAGAGGAAAGTGATGGGAGGTTGGTTACATGGGTGAGAGAAAAAAGAGGCGGTAACATATCTTGGTTAGAGGAAATTGTTGACTCTCAAATTGGATTAAATTATGATAAAAGTAAAATGGAGATTATGGCTAAAGTTGCTTTGGATTGTGTTGTGGATGATAGAGATTCAAGGCCTACAATGAGTAGAGTAGTTGAGATGCTTCAATACCATGGAAGTGATATTTAG